Sequence from the Candidatus Accumulibacter similis genome:
CGCAGCGCTTCCTTCTCGTCGATGATGCCCTGCCGCAGCATTTCCATGGCGATGCGCACCATCGCTGCGCCAGTCCGCTTGCCGTTTCGCGTCTGCAGCATCCACAGGCGGCCCTCCTGGATGGTGAACTCGACGTCCTGCATGTCGGCATAGTGCCGCTCGAGCTTGGTCTCTGCCTGCAGGAGCTGCTGGTAGATGTCCGGCATCAACTCCTCGAGCGATGGGAAGCGCGCCCGCCGTTCGTCTTCGCTGACCATGGCCAGTTGCGCCCAGCGGCGCGAGCCCTCGAGCGTCACCTGTTGCGGCGTCCGGATGCCGGCGACGACGTCCTCGCCCTGGGCATTGATCAGGAACTCGCCGTTGAAGAGGTCCTCGCCGGTGCTCGCGTCGCGAGTGAACGCGACACCGGTGCCGCTGTTGTCGCCGAGGTTTCCGAAGACCATCGCCTGCACGTTGACCGCCGTTCCCCAGGTGTCCGGGATATCGTTCAGTTCGCGGTATACCTTCGCGCGGTCATTGTTCCAGCTCTGGAAGACGGCCATCACCGATCCCCAGAGCTGTTCCCACGGATCGCTCGGGAATTCGCGGCCGACGCGCGCGCGAATCAGCCCCTTGAAGCGCGTCACGAGTTCCTTCAGATCCTCGGTGTCGAGGTCGGTATCGAGCTGGACCCCCTTCTTTTCCTTGACCATGTCGATAACGACTTCGAACGGATCGTGATCCTCTTTCGAAACCGGCTTGAGGCCCATGACGACGTCGCCGTACATCTGGATGAAGCGGCGATACGAGTCCCAGGCAAAGCGCTCATTCTTCGCCTTCCGGGCCAGGCCTTCGACCGCCTCGTCGTTGAGCCCGAGGTTGAGGATGGTGTCCATCATTCCCGGCATCGAGGCGCGCGAGCCCGAACGTACCGACAGCAGAAGCGGGTCCGCCGCATCACCGAACTTCTTGCCCATCTCCTGCTCGACATAGGCGACGCCGGCGCGGACCTCGGCATCGATCAGCTTCAGGACCGCATCCTGACCCTGTTCGGTATATACCGTGCACACCTCGGTGCTGATCGTGAATCCGGGCGGGACGGCGATTCCCAGGCGGCACATCTCAGCCAGGTTGGCGCCCTTGCCGCCGAGCAGATTCTTCATCTTGGCGTCGCCGTCGGTTCGCGCGGAACCGAATACGTATACGTTCTTGCTTGCAGTCGTCATAAAAACCCCACTCGTGAGGAAAGAAGAAAAGGGCACTTCGAACGGCACGTTCGCAGTGCCCCGAGAGTCGGTGATCCGGGCGCCTGCGCCGGATCACGGTGTTGCTGCGCCGCTGCCGATGCTGCCGGTCAGGGGCGCCAAAGCCCGGGCAAGGCGGACGGGACTATATCTCTTCCGCCTCCATCTTGATCGCGCCGCAGGGGCATTCGGCAACGCACATGCCGCAACCCTTGCAGTAGTCGTAATTGAACTCGAAGCGCTTGCCGGGGCCGAGCTTGATCACCGCATTGTCGGGGCAGACGCCATAGCAGTTGTCGCATTCGAAGCAGTTGCCACAAGACAGGCAGCGCCGCGCCTCGAAGAGGGCGTTGCTCTCGTCCAGCCCACCCTGCACCTCTTCGAAGGTCGACTGGCGGCGAATGATGTCGAGCATCGGTCGCACCGTCTTCGGTGCATCGGCGTAATACCAGGTGTTGAGGTTTTCGAAGGTCGCCACCTCATGCTTGGGTGGTGCCACATACTCTTCGCCCCGCAGCCAGGCATCGATGTTCCGCGCCGCCTTCTTGCCGTGACCGATCGCGACCGTGACGTTGCGCTCGGCCGGCACCATGTCGCCGCCGGCAAAGATTCCGGCGTGACCGGTCATCATGTTGGCGTTGACCTGCACCACACCGTCGCTGACCTGGAGTCCGGGCACTCCCTCGAGCAGCCCGAGATCGACATCCTGACCCAGAGCCAGCACCAGCGAGTCGGCCTCGATGGTCTCGTACTCGCCCGTCGGTTGCGGGAAGCCCTTGCTGTCGAGTGCCATCTTCTCGATCGTCAGCGAGGATTCGTGCGCCTGCTTGATCGTCGACAGCCACTTGACCATGATGCCTTCCTGCAGCGCCTCTTCGACTTCGAAGTCGTGCGCCGGCATCTTCTCACGCGTGCGGCGATAGACGATCAGTGGTTCGGCCCCCATGCGCTTGGCCGTGCGGGCAACGTCGATGGCCGTGTTGCCGCCACCATAGACGACTACGCGGCGGCCGAGCAGCGGCTTGTCCTCTCCCTCCATGCTGCGCAGCAACGAGATGGCATCGATGATCTTCGCCGCGTCACCGGCGGGAATCATTGCCCGCTTGCCGATGTGTGCGCCGACCGCGAGGAAGGCCGCGTCGAAGCCACCATCCTGCATCGTCGCGAGGATGTTCTCGACCTTGCTGCCGAGCTTCACAGTGACACCGAGGTCGACGACCCGCTGCATCTCGGCTTCCAGCACGTCGCGCGGCAGGCGGTATTTGGGAATGCCGAAGCGCATCATGCCGCCGAGCAGTGGCCCGGCTTCCTGCACCGTGACCTGGTGGCCGAGGCGGCGCAGGTGGTAGGCGGCCGACATTCCCGATGGTCCGGCGCCGACTATCAGGACGCGCTTGCCCGACTCGCTGGCAGGCGCCGTCAGTTTCCAGCCGCGCTTGAGCGCCTCGTCGCCGAGGAAGCGTTCGACCGAATTGATGCCCACCGGCGCATCGAGCTGGCCGCGGTTGCAGGCGCCCTCGCAGGTGTGATAGCAGACCCGCCCCATGATCGCCGGGAACGGGTTGTCTTTCGTCAGGTGTCGCCAGGCGCTTTCGTAGTCGCCCGATTCGGCGTGGAACAACCAGCCCTGGATGTCCTCGCCGGCCGGGCACTGCTTGTTGCACGGTGGCAGGCGGTCGAGATAGACCGGCCGCGAGGTGCGCCAGGAGCCGGTGCGGTTGGCCAGCGATGAGCCGGGATCCAGTGTGATCGCAAAGGGTTTGTCCATCAGTTCGCCTCCTGGTCGAGCAGTCCGTACTTGCGAATGTTCTTGTCTGCAGCCGCCTGCAGGCGCGCGATCGTCTCCACTGCCGGCTTCTTGCCGAACAGGTGTGCATAGCGCTTCTGCAACTTGAGGTATTCCTCGACGGGTTGCGGCCGGCGGATCTTGAGAACCCCCGTGACCTCGCCATTTTCGGCCTCGAACACCGGGAAGATGCCGGTTTCCTTCGCCAGTCGCGCCAGCTTGATGGTGTCCTGTGACGCCGCGCCCCAGCCGAGCGGGCAGGGCACGAGAATGTGGATGTAGCGGGCGCCACGCAGACCCATCGCCTTGGTGACCTTGTACTCGAGGTCGCGCAGGTCGGCGACGGTCGCCGTTGCGACGTAGGGGATCTCGTGTGCCATGGCGATCGCCGGCACGAACTTGCCTTGGCCGAAATTGTTGCCCGGCTCCGGCCCGACCGGCATGGTGGTCGCCGTGCGGGCTGCCGGTGGCGTCGCCGAACTGCGCTGGACGCCGGTGTTCATGTAGCCGCCGTTGTCGTAGCAGATGTAGAGCACATCGTCGTTGCGCTCGAACATCCCGGACAGACAGCCGAAACCGATGTCGGTCGTGC
This genomic interval carries:
- a CDS encoding NAD(P)-binding protein; translation: MDKPFAITLDPGSSLANRTGSWRTSRPVYLDRLPPCNKQCPAGEDIQGWLFHAESGDYESAWRHLTKDNPFPAIMGRVCYHTCEGACNRGQLDAPVGINSVERFLGDEALKRGWKLTAPASESGKRVLIVGAGPSGMSAAYHLRRLGHQVTVQEAGPLLGGMMRFGIPKYRLPRDVLEAEMQRVVDLGVTVKLGSKVENILATMQDGGFDAAFLAVGAHIGKRAMIPAGDAAKIIDAISLLRSMEGEDKPLLGRRVVVYGGGNTAIDVARTAKRMGAEPLIVYRRTREKMPAHDFEVEEALQEGIMVKWLSTIKQAHESSLTIEKMALDSKGFPQPTGEYETIEADSLVLALGQDVDLGLLEGVPGLQVSDGVVQVNANMMTGHAGIFAGGDMVPAERNVTVAIGHGKKAARNIDAWLRGEEYVAPPKHEVATFENLNTWYYADAPKTVRPMLDIIRRQSTFEEVQGGLDESNALFEARRCLSCGNCFECDNCYGVCPDNAVIKLGPGKRFEFNYDYCKGCGMCVAECPCGAIKMEAEEI
- a CDS encoding pyruvate ferredoxin oxidoreductase produces the protein MSFQPVHFYQTGTFTVGNRLLSAEERSVQANVERTNSLNSGHRACQGCGEALGARYAIDAAMNAARGRLIAANATGCLEVFSTPYPETSWQIPWIHSLFGNTAAIGTGIAAAIKVKRQKGQMDDVRVVAQGGDGGTTDIGFGCLSGMFERNDDVLYICYDNGGYMNTGVQRSSATPPAARTATTMPVGPEPGNNFGQGKFVPAIAMAHEIPYVATATVADLRDLEYKVTKAMGLRGARYIHILVPCPLGWGAASQDTIKLARLAKETGIFPVFEAENGEVTGVLKIRRPQPVEEYLKLQKRYAHLFGKKPAVETIARLQAAADKNIRKYGLLDQEAN